One genomic segment of Cyanobacteria bacterium FACHB-DQ100 includes these proteins:
- a CDS encoding IS6 family transposase, producing MYSRHRFPGEIISSCVWLYYTFPLSYRDIEKMMLYRGIEVTYESIREWCQKFGQQYANQVRRKRPYITDKWHLDEMVVTIKKQQYYLWRAVDSEGNVLDVLLQRHRGTEAAKRFFRKLLKKQGFVPRVIVTDKLKSYEAAKKQVMPSVEHRQHKELNNRAENSHQPTRMRERRMRRFKSVGQAQRFLSAFDPIRSHFHPKQHDLSAKRYREQMRQRFEDWREITGVKDAA from the coding sequence ATGTACTCCCGTCATCGCTTTCCCGGCGAAATCATCAGTTCCTGTGTGTGGCTTTACTACACTTTTCCTCTGAGTTACCGGGATATCGAGAAGATGATGTTGTACCGAGGCATCGAGGTGACGTACGAATCGATTCGGGAATGGTGCCAGAAATTCGGACAGCAATACGCGAATCAGGTGCGGCGCAAGCGTCCTTACATTACAGACAAATGGCATCTTGACGAAATGGTAGTCACAATCAAGAAGCAGCAATACTACCTGTGGCGGGCAGTAGACAGTGAAGGGAACGTGCTGGATGTCTTATTACAACGCCATCGAGGCACCGAAGCAGCGAAGCGATTTTTCCGTAAGCTGCTGAAGAAACAAGGGTTTGTGCCACGGGTGATAGTCACCGACAAGCTCAAGAGTTACGAAGCGGCAAAGAAACAGGTGATGCCGAGCGTAGAACACCGACAACACAAAGAGTTGAATAATCGGGCAGAAAATTCGCATCAACCGACAAGAATGCGAGAGCGACGAATGCGGCGATTTAAATCTGTGGGGCAAGCGCAACGATTCCTTTCTGCCTTTGACCCGATTCGCTCCCACTTTCACCCGAAGCAACATGACCTGAGTGCAAAACGATATCGAGAACAGATGCGCCAACGCTTTGAGGATTGGCGAGAAATCACTGGTGTGAAAGATGCTGCGTAA